ACAATACACCCAGGAGGTGGGTGATAGCTCTACCCATGGTGCTGTGTCCCCTCCCCGCACATACACCAACCTTCACACACGTGCACAGACACAcaaaacacagatacacacacacacatccgcAGAGACACAACTACACAGGCATCCCTATGACACatagatgtgtgtgtgcacatgcgcacacacacacacacagagctgggtCACAACATACAATGCACAGCTACACCTAGGCCATCCCCCCATTAACTCCCCTGCCGCTGTCCGTCAAGCCCCCGCACTGTTCTCTGGCTGGCGCCCGCCGTGGAGCAGGCATGGAGCTGAGTCTGGCCCTAGGGGGCTGCCCTTCGCACTCAGCACCAGATGGGGCCTCACTGGGGGTTCTTGTGCCCAGCGGAGGGGGCCTATTTGGGGCAGTTCTGGGCTTGGCCGTGCAGCCCTTGCAGGAGGCTGTTAACCCTGggaactccctgcagcagggtgttgctggggtgcaggctgggtgcagggtagtggtgctctgggctggcagggctttggggggcagggctgaaggaTCTTGGGGAGTGTAATGTCCTGGGAGCGGGACGCCCTGGCTCGGTGCGGGCTCCGCCGGGTGGGGCTATGGCTCTGTGGGAGAGAAGCGGCTGCTAACTGGGCCCTTCCtgtgcccccagctgccctgctcctggctgaAGAGCCCCTGGACCCCAAATGCTTCACGCGCTGCCTGGAGGACCTGACCTGCTTctgggagagcagcagccccCCGGGCCCCACGGAATACAGCTTCTTCTACGTGGTGGAGtgagtccccctccccctggggcccCTCTGCAGGAGCTGACCCCAGGCCTGACTCTGTGCCCCTGAGCCTGCCCCGCTAGCCTGTGCCCCCGTTTCTGTCCCTCAGCACGGGCACTGCatgcctgccccatgccctgctgtgcacccccaggctctgccccccacggCCCCACAGGCTGTGCCCCCCATGTCTGCCCCCAacgccagcccctgctggcccatACCCCCCCGGGATGTCCCCCCGTCAGCTGACACCCGGCATCTGAGCCCGGGGCTGCATGGAAGGGCCccggtctctgctgctgctgacccgGTTCCTCTTTCTGGCTGGCTCCCGCAGGGGGGATGCCCCCCAGCAGTGCAACCTGAGCGTGGCCCGGACGCCGTGGAACAGCACCCGCTTCAGCTGCACCTTCCCCCCACAGgacaccccctccttcacccccctGCACCTCAGCGCCTACGCCGGCAACCGCAGCAGCGTGCTGCACGCCCGCACCATCATGGTCAACCAAGTGGGTAGGTGTGACAGCCGGGCGCGGGGGCCAGCCCCATAGCCAGCCCCGACCCAGCCTGCCCCCCTACAGGGGACAGCCCCATGCCCCATAGCCAGCTCCTGACCCAGCCTGCCCCCCTAGAGGGGACAGCCCCATGCCCCATagccagcccccaacccagcctgcCCCCCTACAGGGGACGGCCCCATGCCCCATagccagcccccaacccagcctgccccccaagAGGGGACAGCCCCATGCCCCATagccagcccccaacccagcctgccccccaagAGGGGACAGCCCCATGCCCCATAGCCAGCTCCTGACCCAGCCTGCCCCCCTAGAGGGGACAGCCCCATGCCCCATAGCCAGCCCCGACCCAGCCTGCCCCCGGCCCCAGGTGGGGGGGATGGGCGCCAGCGCCCCAGAGACACCCGCTCAGGTTCCTCCCCACCGCCCTGCAGTGCTCCTGGACCCTCCCTCCAACCTCACGGCGCGGCCGACCGAGACGCCAGGGCAGCTGATGGTGCGTTGGCAGCCGCCCGGGCTCCGCTACCTGGAGAGCAGCCTGCGCTACGAGGTGCTCTTCGGCCCCGAGGGCGCCGAGCGCCAGAGCGTGAGTGCCCCCAACGGCTGTGCCCTgtgcccatccccccaccctgccctgtgcctccGCCCCCACACTGTGcccatccccccgccccgcccccacactgTGCCCAtatcccctgcccccgcccccgccccatcctGTGCCCgtccccccctgcccctccacaccgtgcccacccctgcccctccccccaccctgtgcccatcccccccaccctgcccccatgcccctcccccaccctgtgcccatcctttgctccacccctccccctggcctgccccaaccctgtgcccctccccctgccctcgtcccctgccctgtgtcctttccctgccccttgttccccagcctgccccaccgtgcccatacccctgccccatggtcccctgctttccccaccctgctcccttccccttgcccctgccacctggcctgcccagtgccccccaccccactctgcccctccccctgcccctcactccccggcctgcccagccctgtgtccctccccgccccaacccacccctccaccctgcccagtgcccctccccgcaccccctccttcacctgccctcccgcccacccctgcaggtGGACATCCCGGACGGCCACACCGAGTGCCTCATCCTCAACCTGCAGGGCCGGACCCGCTACACCCTGGCCGTGCGCGTCCGGCCCGATGGTGTCAGCTACAGCGGCTACTGGAGTGCCTGGTCCCCGCCCGTCACCGCGGTGACGCCCCATGGTGAGCGCCCCTGCCGGGCTGggtgggcatggggggggggccGATCCCGCGCTTTACTCCAtgggcctggggggctggggacagtggggggtggggtggagggggccgaTCCTGCTTCCCTCTCCATGGGCCCGAGGCGGCTGCCGgtgccatccctgggtccctggtgctgcagcctgggctgagccaGGCTGACCCTGTCTCCCCCTACAGATCTGGACCCCCTGATCCTCTCGTTGTCCCTCCTCCTGGTGCTGATTGTGGCGCTCCTGGCTCTCCTCGCCCTGCTCAGCCACCGCAGGTACCGCCCACcgggctgcccccacctgcccctgcgcTTGCCTGCCAGCCGGGTGTGCACCCCACTGGGTGTGGCGGGGCGGAGTGCacctgggtgggggcgggtgctCCTATGTTCCCCTGTGCGCCCCTTTGGCTGTGCGAGGCGTGAGTGCACGGAGCCGGGGGCCGGGCATGTGCACACGGCTGCGTACACGCTCAGGAGGGCCTGGGCACGGGTGTGCAAGGCCTGGCCACTTGGCCACTGGGAGGGGTGTGCCCTGGCAGGCACTTGTGGATGTAGCATGTGCCTGTGAGGAGCCCGTGTGCCCGGTGCTGGCTGGGCCCTTTGCAGGGGTGGGCGCCTGCATTTCCGGGGGGTCCACCCCCGCCAGCGCTGGCtttctgctccccctgccccctccccctccaggttTCTGAAGAGGAAGATGTGGCCGGCCATCCCCAGCCCGGAGCACACGTTCGAGGGGCTTTTCACCCTCTACAAGGGAAACTTCCAGGTACCGGATCCTGCCTGGCTGCGGtgtctgggggctgctgccccgggGGGGCTGGTCTGTGCCAGGGCTATGGGTGGCTGATGCTGTGGGGGGTGCTCGGGGTGGGGGACCCAGTGAttgcctggggctggttggttTTCATGCTGCCCAGTGATGGGCTTTGTTATTGTAGGCCCTACATAAACTCTCGGTTTAAAGCAAAGGGGCTGGCTGGATCCCCCCGGCCCCTGGGGTAGGTGCTGGGGGGAcaggcagagcctggcagccccatggtgcggggagggggctccgctccccaggcctggctctgtaGATGGCCCCCCCAGGCTCGCCGCTGACCTGGGCCCTGTTgtcctggcagctgtggctggggcagaggaacgCCTACCTGTGGTGGAGCAGGAGTCCCGGCTAcctggaggagcagcccagcctGCTGGAGGTGCTGTCCGAGGGCTGTGACGCCAAGGGGGAGGGGCCagtgctccctctgccccacagagccccaggcTTGGTCCCGGCTGCCTGCCCCGTGCTGCCCCCGGAGCCCCAGGATGACTACCTGGTGCTGGGTGAACAGCTGATGCCATGCACCCCAGGCGAGGACTCCCTGCTCCTGCCGGATGCGCAGAGCGGTGCCGGCTCGATGCTGGGCCTCCCAGGGGCTGCGCCGGAGCCTGTCCCGGAGGAACGGGTCTCGTCGTCCTCCAGCTTCGAGTACACCGTCCTcgaccccagcctggagctgctggcgCCCTGCAGGTCCcggcacctgccccagcccaaatCCTCCCACCTGCTGGCATCCGACTCGGGGATCTCCGCCGACTACAGCcccctgggcaccagccccacccagcccaaCCTCTACACCAACCTGTGCCAGACAGGGcaccaggcccagcccctccccgccagctACGTGGTGTGCTCGTAGGGCCGGCAGCCAGGGAGGGGACTGCGGGCCAGGAGGGCAGAGAAGGGACCCTGTGTCTGTTGGATGGGCAGGAAACATTCCTGACAGGACGGAGCAGGGACCACGTCCCAGCAGGACACCAGCAGGGTGTGTCTGGGCCAGCAGGATGAACAGGGACCACATCCCAGCAGGACACGGAGGGACACCAGGAGGGTGTGTCTGGGCCAGCAGGATGAACAGGGACCACGTCCCAGCAGGACACAGAGGGACACCAGGAGGGTgtgtctggcccagcaggacagaacAGGGACCACGTCCCAGCAGGACACTGAGGGACACCAGGAGGGTGtgtctggcccagcaggatggagCAGGGGCCACATCCCAGCAGGAGGAAGCAGGCCCCATGGCTGGAGACGTGACCCCAGCACCCGCACCTCCTTGCCCAGTGCTTGCAAAGCTGCGTGGAAGCTGGTGCGGGTGGGGCTGAACTGCACATGCTCAGGTCAGACTCGGTTCCCACCTGGCcagtccagctgtggagcaggtgtggggggacCACCCTAGCCGCAGTGGGCATGACACagggggctgcccctggggcagggctccatgccagcctggctcagctGTGATGGACTCTGGTCCTGGGTTCCACCCCAGGATTTGCTGAGTGCGTCGTGCCAGGGACACGCCCGTCCCACCACCTTTTCATACCTGTGTGCGGCGGGCGAGCAGGGGAAGGCAGTTAGTGCGGGGACCAGTTCAGTGCGACAGCTGATGCCAGGCGGCCGGCCAGAGTGCTGCGGCTCCAGGagcgcaggggaggggctgccaggtggcaggactcctgggttctagccccagCTGAGTGGGGTCAAGTGTGggggctgtgagccaggactcccgggttctaCTCCCAGCCTGGCCTCTAACTTGCTCTGTGCCCCTGAGGCAAGTCCCATCCCTGCTCCGTCTcctgccgtgcctcagtttccccacgcgTTCCCCCGCACAGAGCTGACAATACTGCTCAATCCTGGGTGTCCTTTGGCTCTTCCTTCCTGCCAGTGTTTAGCCAGGTGAAGCTGCCCCGGCCCTGGCATATCCTCATCAGTAACCCCTTGAGGGACATCACcagtgccaggtgggccaaggcGTCCAGAGCCATACAAGCTGTTAGCTGCCACTGCAGCCGTCCTGGGGCAAGTATCATTAAAAGGAAAAGTATGGGGGGGCCTGggaagtgggctggggggggttgaGACTCCCCCAGAACGAAGGGACTCCCCACAACATCCTGCCAAGGGGGTGGGCCTGGCTAGGAGCCCGCTGCAGCTGGGCGCACAATGGATCTTTGCCTTGTAATAAAGGTCTGTCCCAACACTCTGCATCTGCCTGATGTCTGGAAGGGCCGGTTCCCCAGATCCAGGATGTTCTGAGGTATCAGCCTgttggagagggagggggaggccgaggccaggcagggcagggggtacGCAGGGCCTGGTGGCCCAATCAGCCTCACCCTGGTTCCCCTGCAGCCAGTATCAGGCCTGGatgggtataaagggagggaagccagcccagtttgggggctgaccagccaagacgCAGGAGGCCCCAggtcagagctgccacccagttagccgccagagggcacagcccaggaccctctcccaggtactgaggggagccCCACCCCGGGAGACCCCTCTACTGCTAagagggggaactagattcttggggccatgcctcAAACTCAGCCCATAGCCTCTCAGGTGGGGGCTGCGGACCCACCCAGCAAGCCCTGGCCAAGGGGCcaagccactaggccacccgggTATGAACCGCTCACACAGCCCAGTGGGAAACGGATCAAGCTCTATCTTCCAAGGGGTCTCTCCCATcgctgctcctgctggggctgctgccttcTGTGCCGGGTAgaagcctcctccccagccagccttggcctgTCAGGCCCCGAGCTCTCACCCCTGCCTACGGCCCCCCATGGTTTGCAGATCAGCCTCACTCCCGACAGCTGCATTTTGGCTTCTGCCATCCTTGGAGCACCCAGCAGCCCTTGGTGGGACCCAGGGTCAGCTTGGAGTGAGGGAGATGCTGGGGAAAGGACTGGAACTGCCTTAGTTCAGGGGCTGGCATTGGGACctggtttgtacagcacctggcgcaAGGGGCACTGAAGCATCCAGGTGGTCCCGTAGTACCCTAAGAACTGttgtacagcgcctggcacaagggggcctggggcaccgAGGGAAGACAGAAATTGAGTTTTCCGTTCCCCGTGGCAGGGCCCGTGGGAGACAGGTTAAAGCCGGGGGGCACACAGGCCTGTCCCCTATACTGGGGTCTTGCACACGCATGGCACTAGTGCAAGGAAAGGTGGCGATGAGGTTCTCCCACGCCCTAGGCATCAgactctgctggctccctgccaggtGCCAGCAGCACTCCAGTGGTTTGACTGGGCTGCACAGCCAGTCCCAGGGTGCCCGGAGCATCTCTGCTGGGGTCCAGCCCCCTACCAGGCTGAggacacacacaccaccctccaaacagccccccagccagggggcaggcagagcccccTAGGTCAGCACCCGCCCGCACCTGATAACGATTATCTCCCCAGCCGCTGGCTTCCTGGGCGTTATCAGCACCGGCTCAGCTTGCTGCAGGACCCCAGCCGAGTGCGGATGCTCAGTGGGGCCTGGTGcccacccagcaccagcagggcaagctgctggggaagggagcctcCTGGAGAAAtggagggggcagaggctgaaGGGGCCTGCTGGGCCGGAGTCACAGCTCCCTCATCCTTGTGACAGCCACCAGCTGCATGACACGAAAGCAGCTGCGGgactctcctggctctgggagaggaatgagGTGCAGGGGATTAGAAcagaggaggaaggggctgggaaccctgtcccagcagcagctctggatggggaggggggtttaatggccagagcaggggaaacagaggcaggaacagaaacccatctcccctgctcccagccctgcagcccagcccttggGATGGACAGGCTTTAAACTGGGCACAGCCAATTAGTCAGGTCCTCACCCTCCTCAGAGAGCCAAACTGGGGAAAATCAATTCAATTcaattcagggcagggactgtgtatTTCTCTCTGTCTGGGCAGCacggggtgtggtgggggatCCCTGATATCTGATGGGGTCTGGGCAAGCAGCCAGAGCGACATGTGTGTGTGAGATGGATCTTGGCTGCTCCTTCATGAGAAATATAATAAACAGATTTGCATTGCTGACAATTCCTCTGTTTCTATTCACTGCAGATGGGAAATTAAGCAGGCTAAGAAGGGGGATGCACAGAGACAGATTTTCCCCCCTAAATTGCCCAGGGCTCAAGCAACAAGCAGGgcagaaccccgcccccccatgtgGGAACCAGCCAAGTTCACAGCTGCAGTGGAGCAGGCAGGCGGCCAGAGCCCCGGGGTGATTTCTCAGCCCCAGCTGTGTCCAAGGGGGACCCTGGATGCTCTGCACGGCCCCCGGGAAGTGGGGATACTGTCATCTCTCCGTCGAGGCTGAATCCCACCCTCCACTCCTGGTCTGGAGCACCGGGCTGGGTCAGGCGCGCCCTGAACAACCTGTCGCCCTCGCAGTcctcctggcccagggctgcCGCAGGGTCCGGGCAAAGCCAGCACCTGGCCGGGAAGTAGCGCTGGAGAACGCCGAGATGCTCGTCCGTCTCTGCTTCCCCGGAGACCCGCAGGGAGGCGATGAGCTGgacgccggggccggggccggatcCTTGGGGGTCGGGGCCGAGGCCCCCCGCGAGGTGCGAGGCTGTGTCCACCAGCAGGGCTGAGAGCCGGGCGGCCgcctgagggccggagcgcccgGCGAGGTAGTGCTCCAGCCCGTCCAGCAGGATGAGGGCAGGGGGCCCGGGCGGGCTGGGGGGCAGCGaggccagcagccgcagcaggtcCGGCAGAGAGGGCGGGTAGAGGAACTGCacgtgctggggggagggaggcagctcaGGAACCGGGCTGGGtctgcccccacctggggtgtctcccccagcccccgccaggccaaccacagccccccagcacccacccagccctgaccccgccCACTCCCAAGCTCCTCCCTTCACCCTATGCCCCgccctaagcccctccccttcacaagccccgcccccaaactcctcctcttccacaagccccgccccctcagcccccagtcttgctttgttttgctgcctCCCACCAGGCGCTGCCGCTTTCAGCCCCGCCCCGGAGGCTCTTCCTCCCGCCCCTTCCGAGCgctcggccccgccccctcgccaggccccgccccttccgggCTCTCGGTCCCCgcccccacctgcaggcagctcccCGCGCGCCGGGCTCCCGGCAGCCGCTGCAGCGCGCGAGGCGCCAGGAAGAGCGCGCGGGCCCCGCCCAGCGCCGCCCGGAAGAGCAGCGCCGAGCGCCCCGAGCGGGCCGGGCCCAGCACCAGCACCGGGACCCGACTGCGGCCAGGCTCGGCCGCACCCAACGCCCGCTGCAGCGCAGCCGCCATCGCCCCGCCCGTGCGCGCGCTCTCCTACGGGCCAATCCGCATGGACGTCCTGCCCCGATTCGGTTGATAGCCAATCCGCTGGTCTCATCCATTTTCCTCGCTCCGACTCGCAAGTAGTAGCCAATCCGGGATAAGGCCCGCCCACTCCCCTCACTTATCCAATCCTGCAGCGCTCCCTCCTGGAGGGCTCTTTTTCTTCTAGCCAGAGCGGGAGGAAGGCCCGCCTACTCTGACACCTAGCCAATCAGTGGCTGCGGCCGCCTGTGGCCGTGCTGCCTCCGGAGCCAATCTCTACGCCCCCTGTGTAAACCGTACGGTAGCCACGCCCCCCCAGTTAGGGCGTCACCAATCTCGACGGGGCACATGcggggccccgccccccccgtgtATTTCGGAGCGCGGGATCTGAGACGTCCCCTCCCTCCACGTGGTGAGATCGCAGCCCCGCCCTCGCCCGGGTCAGCCTGCGTGGAACCCGGGAGTCCGGCCCCGCCCCCTGTTCCGAGCATTACCCCCccgatagaacccaggagtccggccccgcccccgccccctgttCTGAGCattactcccccccccccccgatagaacccaggagtccggccccgccccccgctccgaGCATtaccccctctcccccgcccggagagaacccaggagtccagccccgcaccctgctccgaGCATTACCCCccagatagaacccaggagtccggccccgcccccgccccctgttCCGAGCATtaccccctctcccccgcccggagagaacccaggagtccgccCCCGCACCCTGCCCCGAGCATTACCCCccagatagaacccaggagtccggccccgcccccgccccctgttCCGAGCattactcccccccccccccccgatagaacccaggagtccagccccacctcctgctcccagcattaccccctctcccccgcccggatagaacccaggagtccggccccgccccaggggcctggctggagccccccgcatccccagccctgagcttcctGCTCCCCGCAGCTGTGCTGATGCCCCAGAACCTGACCTGTACCCCCGCTACCCCAGTGCTCCCCCCACCCAGATGCTCCTCACCCCCCcaacctctcctgccctcccggccctgggctccaccTCTGCCAAGGCCTTTAATCTCCACCTGTCCCCCTGCTTTCtgactctgctctgctcccccagctctgagGATGCACCTCAGCACCAACCCGTGGATGCtcctcagtcctgacccacagcttcCTCGGAAAGGCTCCAGAGAAACAAATTTCACCGGCACGTGAATGCAGCCCGGGCGATCTCTCGCTTTGGGCCCCAAAGGCAACCGAGGGCCACAGGGGACGTTGTGGGGGGGGCGGTATTAATTCCTACGTTTAGCAGTTACTAAATGGCAGTGTTTTGAGCCGGCTGGTGTCACCatctgtctcctgctctgtgggGCATCTGCAAACCTCTCGCCATCTGTCGCCTGctagggaggcagggagaggggccagagctggggggggcatgGAGAGGAGCCAGTGGGAGGTGTGAATTTGCAGAAGTGGGGAGCAGAGGAAATCCAGGGTAACCCCATAGAGCAAATGCTGGATGTGATGCCTCAAGCAGCACCCCAGCAACCTACTGTTACCACCTGGGCCTGCATTATTGCAGGGGAAGCCCAGCCTAGGCTGACATGCTGCTAAGGAAGCTTGTCCCTTTCCTGAGGGGCTCACCAGCTAGGGGGCAGAGTGGGCCACAAGGGTCCCAGGCCAGGGAGGGATCTCAAGAACCCACCCTAACTCTGGGGGAGGGCCCCATGCCAGTCAG
This sequence is a window from Carettochelys insculpta isolate YL-2023 chromosome 29, ASM3395843v1, whole genome shotgun sequence. Protein-coding genes within it:
- the EPOR gene encoding erythropoietin receptor, with protein sequence MGPPWSPVVALCTLLAWATCASQAPAGPDEAFNVQAALLLAEEPLDPKCFTRCLEDLTCFWESSSPPGPTEYSFFYVVEGDAPQQCNLSVARTPWNSTRFSCTFPPQDTPSFTPLHLSAYAGNRSSVLHARTIMVNQVVLLDPPSNLTARPTETPGQLMVRWQPPGLRYLESSLRYEVLFGPEGAERQSVDIPDGHTECLILNLQGRTRYTLAVRVRPDGVSYSGYWSAWSPPVTAVTPHDLDPLILSLSLLLVLIVALLALLALLSHRRFLKRKMWPAIPSPEHTFEGLFTLYKGNFQLWLGQRNAYLWWSRSPGYLEEQPSLLEVLSEGCDAKGEGPVLPLPHRAPGLVPAACPVLPPEPQDDYLVLGEQLMPCTPGEDSLLLPDAQSGAGSMLGLPGAAPEPVPEERVSSSSSFEYTVLDPSLELLAPCRSRHLPQPKSSHLLASDSGISADYSPLGTSPTQPNLYTNLCQTGHQAQPLPASYVVCS
- the SWSAP1 gene encoding ATPase SWSAP1, whose product is MAAALQRALGAAEPGRSRVPVLVLGPARSGRSALLFRAALGGARALFLAPRALQRLPGARRAGSCLQHVQFLYPPSLPDLLRLLASLPPSPPGPPALILLDGLEHYLAGRSGPQAAARLSALLVDTASHLAGGLGPDPQGSGPGPGVQLIASLRVSGEAETDEHLGVLQRYFPARCWLCPDPAAALGQEDCEGDRLFRARLTQPGAPDQEWRVGFSLDGEMTVSPLPGGRAEHPGSPLDTAGAEKSPRGSGRLPAPLQL